One Varibaculum prostatecancerukia genomic window, GGGGTAGCCTTCTTCCATCCAGGGATCCGGATGTTCGCGCTGGCTGCCGTGCTCAAAGGATTGTTTGAAAAGTCCGTAACGGTACAAGATACCGTACCCGCGTACCGGCAGGTTCATGGTGGCACAAGAATCCAAGAAACAGGCTGCTAGGCGCCCCAGGCCTCCGTTACCGAGGGAGGCGTCGTGTTCAGCCTCTAGTACATCGCTAAGGTTCATCCCGAAGGCGTTAGTAGCCTTTTTCGCTTCCTCTAAAAGCTCTAGGTTATCTAGGTTGTTGAGCAAAGCTCTGCCCATTAGAAACTCTGCCGAGAAGTAATGCTCTTGGCGTCCAGCCGCATACTTGTCGGTAGTTTCTTCCCAGTTATCAGCGATACGCTCCACGATCGCTTGTGACATTCCCGTCCAAAACTCCATCGGGGTGGAATCTTCGGCGCGACGTCCAGAAATAGAACGGGTAAATGAACCTAAAGAATGTGTAAGGTTGTCTGCCATATTCAATCTCCTTGCAAAACTACCATTCCAGGCTATCGGGTAAAGATAAAATGACCGACCTAAAACCAGGTTTTTGGTAGTGGCATTAGTTACACCTGTTTCATAGGGGGTGTAAAAACTGTTGACCTGGTAATTTCAGGGCATAATTAAGTGGTTTATAACATAGAAACTCTAGACTTCAATCCACAAAGTTTGCCCCGGCGCGATTTGGTTTTTTGCCCTATCATGCGAAGCCGAGGGAGTGATAATCCCCGGGGTAGCTAACACAGTTTTTACCGTATCTTCCACAGCTTGCGGCGGCAGCGGGCGGAAGTCCACTCCCAGGTTTGTTACAACCACCACTTGGCGGCCGCCTGCCCCGGTAACTCGCAAAGCCAGTACCTCCGGGTCGCTTTCTAGCCAGCTAGATTCCCCCATTCCTAGTTCGAGGTCGCGCCGGACAGCAAGCATTTTGCGGTAAAAGTTTAAGGGGGAGTCGGGGTCAGCTTCCTGAGCCTGTACCGATAATGCGCCCCAATCATCTGGTTGCGGCAGCCAGGCGGGGCTGGATTCCGCAGGGGAAAACCCGAAGTTAGAGCCTGGATCATTAGACCAGGGGAGCGGTACCCGGCAGCCGTCGCGTCCTCGTACCCTAAAACCAGAACGTTTCCAGGTGGGATCTTGACGGGCATCATCAGGAAGTTTGCTGGCTTCTGGTAGCCCCAGTTCTTCCCCGTTATAGAGGTAGATAGAGCCGGGTAGACCCGCCAGGAAGGCGGTTGCCGCTAGCGCTCGGGTCAAACCGATTTCCCGATCTGGTTGTGGATCGCTTGCCCCAATTCCGTTTTCGGTATTTGCGCCCGTCGGGTAACCCAAACGGGTGGAGTGGCGAACCTTGTCGTGGTTAGAAAGTACCCAGGTGGGAGGGGCGCCTACGGAGGCAGATGCCTCTTGGGTACGGCGGATTACTTTTCGCAGGGCGGCCGGCTCCCAGGGGCAGTTAAGTACCGAAAAGTTGAAGGCCTGCGACATCTCGTCTTCGCGCACATACATAGCTTCTTGCTCCGGAGTATTCACCCAGGCCTCAGCCACTAACATCCGGTCGCGGCCATATTCATCCAGCACCGCGCGCCATTCGCGATAGACGTCATGGACTCTCGGCTGGTTAAAGAAGGGACCGTCATCAGGGGCGTGACCACTGGTATTATCTGCGCCCTCAAAATGCAGGCGATCCGGACCAACTTCATCATCGGGTAGAGCAGGATCTTTTACCAGGGCATGCGCGACATCGACTCGGAAACCATCTACGCCGCGGTCTAGCCAAAAACGCAGGAAGGAGCGGAAGAAGTCGTGGACTTTCGGATTTTCCCAGTTGAAGTCAGGTTGGGAGGCGTCGAAAATATGTAGGTACCACCAGTCCCGGTCGCTGGCTTTGCCGCTCAGAGGCTCCACTTTCGACCAGGCCGATCCGCCGAACATAGAACCCCAGTTGTTAGGAGCACCATCTTCACACTTGCGGAACATGTACATATCGCGTGCCGGATCGCCCGGCTCGGCAGCTAACGCCTGCTTGAACAGGGGATGATCCCAGGAGGAGTGATTAGGGACCAAGTCGATGATGGCTTTCATTCCCCGGGCATGCAGCTCAGCGAGAACTTTATCGAAAGTTTCCAGGTCGCCGTACTCGGGGTTAATGTCCAGGTAATCAGCTACGTCATAGCCAGTGTCATGTTGCGGAGAAGGATAAAAAGGAGAAAACCACACCGCGTCGATTCCCAGTTTTTCCAGGTAATCGATTTTTTCCAAAACCCCAGTTAGATCGCCAATCCCATCTCCGTTGGAATCGGCAAAAGAACGGGGATAAATCTGGTAGATAGCGGCGCTGCGCCACCACTGATTCCAGTCACATCGTTGAACGCGGCTCATATACTTCTCCTATGCAGTCATCTAAACAGCCTTGGTTGGAACTCCTGGCTGGGGATATTTTCCTGTACTTCTGTAAAGGTCTAATCGTTGAAATTCTATGAAATTCCCTAACGCTTAGCGACTTATTCGCGCCGCTGTAAGGGCTTAGGCAATTTCTCTTAACCAAAAGCTAGTTTTGCTAGCTCCCTTATTTAGCAGGAACTTCCCGGTTATTTAATGAAGACGTATCTAGTCTTCGCTACCTTTACGACGGCGGCGACGTGCCCGCCGCGGACGCGGCTGGCGCTGCGTCCCCGCTCCTTGGTGACTATCGCGTTCCCGGCGTCGATCACGTCCGCCACGGGAGCCTTTACCGCGCCCAGAGCGACCACGAGCATTCTGCCTGCGACCAGATTGACCGCGTCCCCGCCCACGACCGCCGGTTTCCCCGAGATCTTCTAGTTTTTCAGCGGCTAAACCGGCACGTTTACGCATAGAAAGCGGGAGCCGCCCGCCGGCGTCCTCGGGAATATCTAAGTCAGTAAATAGGTGCGCACTGGTGTGATAGGTTTCCACCGGCTCCTCTTTCCCCAGGGACAGCTCTTTGTTAATTAGCTTCCAACGAGGAACATCATCCCAGTCCACAAAAGTAATTGCAGTTCCGGAATTTCCGGCGCGACCGGTACGTCCGATGCGGTGAATATAGGTTTTAGCGTCTTCGGGGCACTGATAGTTAATCACGTGGGTAACGTCATCAACATCAATGCCACGGGCAGCCACATCGGTAGCTACCAACACATCGACTTTTCCATGCCTAAAAGCCCTTAGTGCCTGTTCGCGGGCCCCTTGCTTCAGGTCGCCATGCAGGGAGGCAGATGCGAATCCGCGTTTCTCCAGATCTTCGGCTACTCGGGCGGCGGTACGTTTAGTGCGCGTGAAAATAATGCTGAGACCGCGCTCGCGCGCCTGCAGAATCCGCGCTAATACCTCAATTTTATTGAGGGCGTGGCAGCGGTAAATAACTTGCCGGGTAGTTTTTACTGTCGCCCCCTGGTCGTCGGGATCCTGCGCCCGAATATGGGTGGGGTGCGACATGTAACGCCTGGCTAAAGCCACTACTTCGCCGGGCATAGTGGCTGAAAATAGCATGGTGTGGCGATTTGCCGGGGTGCGCGAAAGTAGCACCTCTACATCGGGGAGGAAGCCCAGGTCAAGCATTTCATCTGCTTCGTCCAGCACCATAGTGCGTACTGAGGACAAACTCAGATGCCCCTGTTTCATGAGGTCAATCAGGCGACCGGGGGTACCGACCACAATTTCGACTCCCCGCTTTAGGTCAGCAATCTGGGGTTCGAAGGCACGTCCACCGTAGATTTCGCAAATACGCACGCTGCGGTGCGCGGCTGCCTGCGCGGTTTCCCGCGCCACCTGGATAGCCAGCTCTCTGGTGGGCAACACGATTAGGGCTTGCGGATGACCAGGATCTAGTAGCTCGTCGAAGCCATCCTCACCCGGACCAATCACGTTCTCAAGTGCTGGCAGAGCAAACCCCAGGGTTTTGCCGGTGCCGGTCTTAGCTTGCCCGATAATATCGTGGCGCTCCAGGGCCACCGGTAAAGTCAGTGCCTGGATCGGGAAGGGGTGAACGATTCCCCCATCTTCAAGAGCCTGACAAAGCGGAGCCGAAACCCCAAAATCAGCAAAGGTTTTTTCAGAAAGATCCATGGAGGATTCGCCCACCACGTCGGCCTCCGCCTGCTCAATCTGAGGCTCGTGTGCCGCGGATGTATCGGCAATTCCACTGGTTGCTTGGATATTTTCTTCAGTTGTCAATCGAATACCTTTCACGGGGAGTTGTCCCCTGGAACTATGGAGGTAGCCGATCGTGAAAAATCTTGGGTCTCCGCTGAGGAGACCGAGGCGAGGCGCCCGGAAAAAATACTTCGTTTACAAAAACGATCGGTCAACCCGTTGTCTTCCCTTTCATCCTAACCTAAGTGTGCACGCGGCAAACAATGGGGGTAATGCAGCTTACATCTTGTTGAAAGGCTGGTATTTTTACTGCAGGTCCCGCTATACCCTCTCAAAAGCGAGAATCGAACCTCCCGGCGGGTTAATCTAAAAGGGTGAGTGACGCACAAAGACTAGGACTTATTGGATACTTCACCTTGGCGATGCAACAGCGCCTGGCGAAAGATGCTTCGCTGTGCCCCACGGTAGATCAAGAAATCGCTTTAGGGCAGATGTCGGCACGGGCGTGGAGCAACTACCAAAAAGTAGCGCAGATCAGTGAAAACATTGGTGTTGATCTGCCGCAAGAGATGAAACAGTATATGGGCCTGACCGTCCAGCTAGAGGAGCGTTTGCGTCCTACTGACTGGTATGAACGTCTGGTTAAGAGCTACGTCACTATTGGGGCGATGGCGGACTTTAACCGCAGCTTGACCGGGGGCCTGTCCCCACAGCTGCAGGCGGAGCTGGCCGAGGTTCCTTGGGATTGCGGGCAGGAAGAATGGGCGGTACCAGTCATTACTCAGGCGTGCGCCACCCAGGCCACCGTTCCGGCGAGGCTTTCTTTATGGGGTAGGCGAGTACTCGGAGATGTGCGGTCTACTATGCGTCAGGCAGTTTTGGGGTACCCGGAACTAATTGGTGAGGACGCGCAAGATATTCCAGAAGAAATCAAGGATCATCACCGCGCGCGTATGGAACGCACTGGCCTAAAAGCCTAGCGCTAAGGTTTGCCCTCAGGTAGTAAAGTCCTTACCCGCGGCCTCCAAAATCGAGATTCCGGGCCTACAGGGGTTATTAGTAGGGCTGACGGGGTTACCCGATTCCAAATCCCACGCGCTGCGGCTGGGACTCGCTTATCTGACAGTAGGCGATTACTCGCGGGTTGATCAGGATCTGTTGTCCTTGCTTATTGGTGAGCGAGAGCAACTCTTCGGGTTTATCTAAAGCTGCCTGCAGGGTAGCTTTGATCTGTTCAGCTTCCATTGCTACTTCCAGATCCAAAGTTTTGGCCACACCTTTAAGCCCCAGTGAGATATTCACATTTCCCTCCGTTTATCTATTTACTAGCCTTATCCTACCTGCTCGCTGCCGAGCTTTGTCCGCTTGCTTGCTAATAGCAAAAACGGCTGTCTTTTCCGGTAATACCACTGGTTTCGCTCTGGTCGAGAAGGAAAACGGCAAATGCCTGCAGGTAATGGGGTTGGATTCTTACAATAGTCTTTATGGCTACTTTGAAACTGCGATACGCTTCTTCTCCACCTGAACTGGAATTACCTGACATTACTGGTGAGGGCGCGAAAATCCTTTCTCGCCTGCAAAACGGTGAATCTTTGGTGGTAAACGGGGTAGCAGGTAGCGGTAAAACTACTTTGGCGCTCGCAGCCATGCAGCTGCTGCATGATCAGGACAATGAGGTCATGGGAATCACCCCTTCGCGGGTAAGAGCAGATTATTTAAATACCGCGACGACGATCCGCCATCTCCCCATAGCTCGTCCGTTTATTACCCCCACCGCCTTGGCTTTCCGGGTGCTGAAACAGTTTGCCAGCAATCGGCGCCAACAGCTTCCGGAACCGGAAATGCTAACGGGTTCTCAAGAAGAGGAACGAATCCAGGAACTTTTAGAGCAGGTTCAAGACGTAGAGTGGCCAGATTACATCAGCCCCGAGGTGAGGCAAACAGACTATTTTCGTTCTGAACTGCGCATACTTTTTGCCACCTGCGCCCAATGGGGAATAAGTGCTCAGGATCTGGATGCCCTAGGTAGTGAGCACCAGGTTCCAGAATGGCGCGCTGCCGCAGCTCTGCTTAGCCATTATGAACCTTCCTTTACCGATAACCGCTGGGATGTTTCTCGGATGCAAGATCGTGCGGGTCAGGTGTTGGGAGAGTGGGGCGAAGACGCTGCCTTGCTCTCACCACCGCATCTCCCAGATTGGTTAATCGTTGATGACCTGCAAGATTGCCCGGCTTCTACCGTGAGGCTTTTGCTTAAGATGGCTGAGGAAGGAACAAAAATATTTGCCCTCTACAACCCGCAAGTAGCGGTAGAAACCTTCCGCGGCGGGTATCCGCAAGGTGCTGAGGATCTAGTAAGAGAGCTAGGCTGCGCGCAGAGCACCCTAAGAAATTCTTTCCGCGAAACTTCAGGAGGTCTGGAACTTTTAGACCCGTTAGGGAAAGAAACCGATATAGACAGTGAGCGCCAACAAAAATTTGCAATTTTTTCCAGCTTGTCGTCTCAGGCGCACACCATCGCGGAGTATCTTCGGTATCGGCATCTAAAAGAAGGCATTGCCTGGAAAGACATGGCGATTATTGCCCGTAACCGCGCGCAACTAGATGAAATAGCGTCGATGCTGCAAGGACAAGAAATCCCAACTTTCGAAGGCGACAGATCCCCTCTGTTCAGAGATAACCCCATAACAGCTTCGCTACTTTCTATTTTTAATCTACCTGGACAAAGCGAATTGGCTACCTATCGGGCAAGTTTAGACGCGGCGCAGCTAGGCGACGAAGATGGGGAAAACTCCTGGTCGCCCAGTGAATATCTATTAGATGAAAAGCTAGCCTCCCTTCGGGGAAAGACGGTTCGACGTCTGCTGCTTTCTGCGTTGTTTGGCATCGATTCTTTGCAACTTGTCCGCCTAGAACGCTCGCTGGTTACGGCGGGGGTCGCGTTAGATACCAAAATCGGAGAGTTTTACAGTTCCATCGGCACCCCTCGTTTTCCCTTAACCCAGGTAGAGATGATAGCGGGAGGACAGATTTATATCCTTTGCCACCGGGTTCTAACCACCGGGGTTTCCTGTTTATCGCTTCCTCCCTTACAAGCTTTAGAGAAGATCTGGATACTACTTGATTTGCAAGAAAGATGGCGTGATCGGGCTCTAAACGGGGAAGACTTCGCTGATAACGCTTTAGATGTGGTAACCCTTCTTGTGGGACACGCACAGCTTTGGTCGCGCCGTCACCTCAACAAAGATATGCATACCTATTGCAGAGCGCTCGCTAATCAGATGCAACCAGAAGATGTGAATACCGGAAAGCGGGGGCGCCGTCCGGCGGTAGCTTTAGAAACCGTGTTTTCAGCGGCGGGACGCACTTGGGATACCTGCGTAGTTATCGGAATGCAGGACGGGCAATGGCCGGTGCTTTCCGAGCGGGGATCGATGTTGCGCTCCGGGGAGATTTCTGACCTCCTCCATGCGAATGCTTTACTTAGCCCGAGTGGAAAGCTGCAGATAGTTCCGGGGGAATCTCGTAGTCGTGCCCTCGAGATAGAGCGTTCCTTAGCCAGGTGTGCGCTTAGTCGTGCCCGTAAGAATATGCTGGTTACCGCCCGCTTAGCTTCGGAGGAAGCGCCTTCGGTATTTTTCGACAATCTTTGTACACGAATAGAAAAAGGGAATTTTGAGGCTGCCCGGTATCTGGGCAGTGATTGGGATCAGCTCGCAGAGTCTGCTTCTGAACTTACCGGTGAAAACTCCCTGCAGGAAGAACTCTTTCCCTCTCTGCGTTCTCTGGTGGGGCACCTGCGAGCAGTGCTAGCCAGAGAAACGGATGAAGAACGTCGCCAGCAGGCGCTGGAGACTTTAGCGTATCTAAGTTCCCAGGGAGTCCGGTTTGCTAACCCGGATACTTGGCGGCAAGTGGGCAGAGATAAAACCTGGTGGACGAATCCCGCAGGATTGAAACCTGCAGGTAGGAGGGTAGGAATCTCGCCCTCTGGCTTAGAACAGCTGAACAGATGTGAACTTCGCTGGCTACTAGGTAAGAGGGGCGGCGAAGCGGTGAATGCGACCGGCGGTCTTGCCTGGGGAACGCTAGTACATACCATCGCGGAAAAAATGACCGATAGTACTTTAGAAGAACGCTTAAAGTACTTTTATGAGAACTGGCCACAAGATACACAGTCGTTCTTCTCTCGCAAAGCGCAAAAGGAAAAGGAAAAAATGGTGGAGCGCCTCAGCCACTATTTAGATGATCATCAAACGGTGGCGATAACCGAGCTAAGTTCTTATATCTTCGTACAGGATGCGGCGGTGCTTGCTGCCCGGATAGATCGCTTAGAACCTGGTGAGGAGGGAATCAGGATTATTGATTTCAAAACAGGTACTGGGACTCCCACAAAAAAAGAGGTGCCTAAACATTTGCAGCTGGCCTGCTACCAGTTAGTGCTGGAAGCAATCCTGGCGGGGGAGGATAAAGAAGCAGCTGAAAAGATAGGGCCGCTATTGGCGGAGACGGAAGCTAAAATTCAAAACGCCAGTTTAGTTTTCGTGTCCAAGCCTGAAGGAAAAAATAAACCGGACGTTCCCAAAGTGTTTTCCCAGTATCCCCTAACTAATGAAACGAAATCGGAAGTAACAGACAATATCCTGCAGGCGGCACAGGTAGTTTCGGGAGCAGAATTTAAGGCGATAGAGAACGGCAAATGTCGTAGCTGTTCCCTGCGTTCTTGTTGCCCGCTAATGAATGAGGGAGAACAAGTGCTATGAGTAACGGTCAGAAAATTAAGTATTCTCCAGCGCGGATTGCCGACGCAATAGGGCAATATAGCCCTAACGCAGATCAGGAAAAAGTCATTACTGCACCCATTGATCAGCCGATGATGGCGATTGCGGGGGCAGGAGCCGGGAAAACTGCCACTATGGCGTTTCGAGTAGTGTACTTGGTGGCAAACGGGCTGGTGGCTCCAGATCGGGTGCTGGGGCTGACGTTTTCGGTGAAAGCGGATCGGGAGCTGGCCAGCCGCCTAAGTAACTATCTGCAGGCTTTAGCGGATAACCCTGATTTTCCGGAGGTGGCGGAATATCTCACTGACAGTGAAACTGGGGGGCTGATCCTACCCGAAACTGCAACCTATAACGCTTTTGCTAACCAGATTGTGCATCAATACGGCTCTCGCTTGGGAGTTTCCCCGAATTGTGTGCTCCTAGATGAAGCGCGACGCTGGCAGACTATGTATGAAATTGTCAGCAACTGGCCTGACGAGCTCAGCACCGATAATGCTCTTTCCAAAGTGGTGGAGAGGGCGCTAGGCATAGGTTCCCAGCTGCGCGATCAGCTGGTAGATGTCGAGTGGTTGCGCGCTAAGTTATCGCAGATGCAGGAGCTATATGGCGCGGACCGAACTGGCGAAGACGATAATTCCAATGCCACGATTAGAGACTTTGTGAAGTCTATGAAGCTTAGGGGCGAATTACTAAATATCTGTGCCGAGTACGAAAAATATAAGAAACAAAATGGATACATAGAATATGCAGATCAGATCTATTACGCGGCGGAGCTAGTTGAAAAGTTCTCCGATATTCGAGCCCAGCTTAGTGAGCGCTATGACGTAATTTTATTGGATGAGTTCCAAGACACTTCCGTGGCGCAGCTAAAACTATTTTCTAGAATTTTCACTGGCAAAGGAGCAATGGCGGTCGGTGACCCCAACCAGGCAATTTATGGATGGCGGGGAGCCTCCGAGCTTTCCATGCGAGATTTCTTAACCGAATTCGGAGTTTCGCCCGGAGACGCTGAAGGACACGTTCAAGATATGCCGGTTACCTACCGTAACCGGGAGAATATTTTAAAGGTTGCAAACCAGATAGTGCAGCCAATCAGGAACTTGGCGGAGGGGCACAGCGCGGCGGAAGTGGAAGCCCAGGTGCGCGAACAGCTTGAGTCCCCAAAGGTCGATTACGGTTCAGGCCCGGCTCCCTCTCCGTCAGCTTTTGCTGCCCCTGCTGCCTCTGTCAAAGCAAAAGAGCTGGTTACCTGCGACCAAAAGGGGGACGATCCCGGGAAAGTTCATTTTTATTTTGTGGAAGATTCTGAGCAGGAAGCGAAACGAATCGCTGATTTTTTTGCGGAACGGTGGGAGCAGCGGGAGCAAATAATCGCCCGGAATGAGCAGTTAGCACCAGAAGACCAAGAGAAGCTTCCTACCGGAGCAATTTTGGTGCGGAAGCATTCCCAAAAACCACTGATTATCCAGGAATTACGCAAACGCGGACTCCCGGTAGAGATCACTGGGGTGGCGGGACTGATCTACGACCCGGCAGTTGCCGATGTAATCGCGGCACTGCAGGTGTCGGCGGATGCCGGACGGGGAGATTCCTTGATGCGCCTAATTACCGGGTGTGGCATTAGCCCGGCGGACATTGATCTTCTGTGGCGCTGGGCGCGGCATTTGGCTAACCCGGAGGATAACCCGGATATTAATCCGCAAGCTTATTTAATGGACGCCCTCGATAACCTGCCCGAGCCGGGCTGGAAACCTCAAGGAACAGCTAGCGGCTTCAGTGCGGAAGCCTACCGCCGCCTAAATATTTTGCGCTCCCAACTAGCTAAGCTGCGTCGCCATATCCATGACCCGCTAGGATCCCTGGTACAATGCACTATTTTTACCTTACGTCTGGACTTAGATGTTAAGGCCCGTCCGGCGGGGGAGCTTTCTGCCCGCTGTCTGGAAACTTTCGTAAGAGTTGCCCGTGAGTACCAGTCCACCGGAGTGAGCGAAAACCTAATCAGTTTCTTAGACTGGCTGAAACTTGCCGATAAAGAGGGGGGCGGCCTGGATATGCCCCTGGAGGAACCAGATCCGGATGCTATTCAACTGATGACTATTCACGCAGCAAAGGGCTTGGAATGGACTTGGGTGGCAGTACCGGGCCTAGATGAACTTCGCAGTGGGGGAGGCACTCTCCCTGACCATGCGATCTCTGCTAGCAAAGGCATATGCTCGGATACTGCCTGGATCAGTGATATCGGGATGCTTCCCTATGATTTGCGCAGTGATCGAGAAGTGCTTCCCACTATTGAACGCGGGCTGGAAGCAACGGGATATGACTTCGAAGCCAATACTTTTGCCGATAACGCGAAAGTTATTGGGAATTACCAGGCAGCCCTGGGGTTCCATTCGCAACTTGCTGACCGACGTCTAGCCTACGTGGCCTTTACCCGTGCCGAGTCCGAACTTTTAGTTGGAGGCAGCGAGCACTCGGGGACAAGTAAGAGTACCCGGGTACCCTCCCAGTTCCTGGCGGAGATAGATTCCACTGGGGAAATGCGTAAACTGCGTAACCAGGAGCCGGTAAAAAATGACGGATGGGAGCCTAAGGTTCGTGACCTGCCTTGGCCGGGTAACCCTTCTAACGAGCTAGCGCGACTTTCTGCGGCGGCAGGTGAACTTAGTGAACTGATTGATAATATCCATTCCAAGCCTTTCTTACAGCGGTTGTTAGCCACTTCCGACGAAAAAGGGACACTGCAAATGGCGGGCTTCCATTCCTCTTGGTTACAGCAGGCGGTGCAGCTGATTCGCGACCAGAAGGCTGAACAACTATCTCCCAATGAGGTGGAGATACCGATTTCAATCGCTGTCACCAAGGCGCGTTTACTACAGGAAGACCCCGAAGGTTTCGCTTCAGATCAGCGGAGGCCTATTCCGCAGTTTCCCAATGAGGGAAGCAATTTGGGAACTCTATTCCACGAATGGGTTGATCAGGAGCTTCGAGGTAGAGAGTATCCGCTGCCTAGGGAAATAGAAAAAGATACGCTCGGAAAACTGCAAGATTTACAGAAGAAATGGAAAACTGGGAAGTTACATCCAGATAAGGGCTGGGAGTATGTAGATTCCGAAGTGGAATTTGCCGCTCCGATGGATGATAACAAGCTGGTGGCGCGAATCGACGCGATTATGCGCAACCCCAAGACCGGCAAGCTCACCATTATTGACTGGAAAACTGATTCTTTGAAACTGGATAGCTCAGGCAGAGTGAGTGGCAACAGTAACGAAGTAGTTGCAAAGTATCTACAGCAAATCAATACCTATCGTCTGGTCTATGCGTTTTCTAAAGGGATACGACTGGAAGATATCGACGCCGCACTATATTTTGTGCGCTACGATTTGCTGTGTCCTCTAGATGAGTGTCGCGAGCAGGTGCACCTTCCGCAAAAACTAGAGGAACTCTTTCCCTACCTAGTTTAATTTCGGAGTTTCCCGGGCATTTATATAGGGAAAGCCGCGCTGGTTTTCCCGCGTGAATAACGCAACCCTTAATTACTGGGGTCTACTTGCGCGTCCTCACAATCGGTCGAGGGAGTATCGCCGTCGGTTGTTGGACCATCTTCGGGGGCTAGTTCCGCGGTGCTTTCACCAGGTTCAGGGGAGTTATCCGTGCTTGATTCAGCCAGCTTATCCGCATTCTTGGAGGCAAAATCCTCGCGGAGGGCGGGCAGCAGCCCAGTGCTATCCAAAGTGTCAGCCAATTGCGCAATCAACTCGCGGGCATCGGCAATGATTTCTTCGTTGTTTTCTCGTACCCCATGTAGCAGCCACTCCAGCAGCACCAGTT contains:
- a CDS encoding glycoside hydrolase family 13 protein, whose protein sequence is MSRVQRCDWNQWWRSAAIYQIYPRSFADSNGDGIGDLTGVLEKIDYLEKLGIDAVWFSPFYPSPQHDTGYDVADYLDINPEYGDLETFDKVLAELHARGMKAIIDLVPNHSSWDHPLFKQALAAEPGDPARDMYMFRKCEDGAPNNWGSMFGGSAWSKVEPLSGKASDRDWWYLHIFDASQPDFNWENPKVHDFFRSFLRFWLDRGVDGFRVDVAHALVKDPALPDDEVGPDRLHFEGADNTSGHAPDDGPFFNQPRVHDVYREWRAVLDEYGRDRMLVAEAWVNTPEQEAMYVREDEMSQAFNFSVLNCPWEPAALRKVIRRTQEASASVGAPPTWVLSNHDKVRHSTRLGYPTGANTENGIGASDPQPDREIGLTRALAATAFLAGLPGSIYLYNGEELGLPEASKLPDDARQDPTWKRSGFRVRGRDGCRVPLPWSNDPGSNFGFSPAESSPAWLPQPDDWGALSVQAQEADPDSPLNFYRKMLAVRRDLELGMGESSWLESDPEVLALRVTGAGGRQVVVVTNLGVDFRPLPPQAVEDTVKTVLATPGIITPSASHDRAKNQIAPGQTLWIEV
- a CDS encoding DEAD/DEAH box helicase encodes the protein MQATSGIADTSAAHEPQIEQAEADVVGESSMDLSEKTFADFGVSAPLCQALEDGGIVHPFPIQALTLPVALERHDIIGQAKTGTGKTLGFALPALENVIGPGEDGFDELLDPGHPQALIVLPTRELAIQVARETAQAAAHRSVRICEIYGGRAFEPQIADLKRGVEIVVGTPGRLIDLMKQGHLSLSSVRTMVLDEADEMLDLGFLPDVEVLLSRTPANRHTMLFSATMPGEVVALARRYMSHPTHIRAQDPDDQGATVKTTRQVIYRCHALNKIEVLARILQARERGLSIIFTRTKRTAARVAEDLEKRGFASASLHGDLKQGAREQALRAFRHGKVDVLVATDVAARGIDVDDVTHVINYQCPEDAKTYIHRIGRTGRAGNSGTAITFVDWDDVPRWKLINKELSLGKEEPVETYHTSAHLFTDLDIPEDAGGRLPLSMRKRAGLAAEKLEDLGETGGRGRGRGQSGRRQNARGRSGRGKGSRGGRDRRRERDSHQGAGTQRQPRPRRARRRRRKGSED
- a CDS encoding ferritin-like fold-containing protein — encoded protein: MSDAQRLGLIGYFTLAMQQRLAKDASLCPTVDQEIALGQMSARAWSNYQKVAQISENIGVDLPQEMKQYMGLTVQLEERLRPTDWYERLVKSYVTIGAMADFNRSLTGGLSPQLQAELAEVPWDCGQEEWAVPVITQACATQATVPARLSLWGRRVLGDVRSTMRQAVLGYPELIGEDAQDIPEEIKDHHRARMERTGLKA
- a CDS encoding DUF3107 domain-containing protein encodes the protein MNISLGLKGVAKTLDLEVAMEAEQIKATLQAALDKPEELLSLTNKQGQQILINPRVIAYCQISESQPQRVGFGIG
- a CDS encoding PD-(D/E)XK nuclease family protein, giving the protein MATLKLRYASSPPELELPDITGEGAKILSRLQNGESLVVNGVAGSGKTTLALAAMQLLHDQDNEVMGITPSRVRADYLNTATTIRHLPIARPFITPTALAFRVLKQFASNRRQQLPEPEMLTGSQEEERIQELLEQVQDVEWPDYISPEVRQTDYFRSELRILFATCAQWGISAQDLDALGSEHQVPEWRAAAALLSHYEPSFTDNRWDVSRMQDRAGQVLGEWGEDAALLSPPHLPDWLIVDDLQDCPASTVRLLLKMAEEGTKIFALYNPQVAVETFRGGYPQGAEDLVRELGCAQSTLRNSFRETSGGLELLDPLGKETDIDSERQQKFAIFSSLSSQAHTIAEYLRYRHLKEGIAWKDMAIIARNRAQLDEIASMLQGQEIPTFEGDRSPLFRDNPITASLLSIFNLPGQSELATYRASLDAAQLGDEDGENSWSPSEYLLDEKLASLRGKTVRRLLLSALFGIDSLQLVRLERSLVTAGVALDTKIGEFYSSIGTPRFPLTQVEMIAGGQIYILCHRVLTTGVSCLSLPPLQALEKIWILLDLQERWRDRALNGEDFADNALDVVTLLVGHAQLWSRRHLNKDMHTYCRALANQMQPEDVNTGKRGRRPAVALETVFSAAGRTWDTCVVIGMQDGQWPVLSERGSMLRSGEISDLLHANALLSPSGKLQIVPGESRSRALEIERSLARCALSRARKNMLVTARLASEEAPSVFFDNLCTRIEKGNFEAARYLGSDWDQLAESASELTGENSLQEELFPSLRSLVGHLRAVLARETDEERRQQALETLAYLSSQGVRFANPDTWRQVGRDKTWWTNPAGLKPAGRRVGISPSGLEQLNRCELRWLLGKRGGEAVNATGGLAWGTLVHTIAEKMTDSTLEERLKYFYENWPQDTQSFFSRKAQKEKEKMVERLSHYLDDHQTVAITELSSYIFVQDAAVLAARIDRLEPGEEGIRIIDFKTGTGTPTKKEVPKHLQLACYQLVLEAILAGEDKEAAEKIGPLLAETEAKIQNASLVFVSKPEGKNKPDVPKVFSQYPLTNETKSEVTDNILQAAQVVSGAEFKAIENGKCRSCSLRSCCPLMNEGEQVL